The segment tctcccaaatcagaggtcctgggtttggctcccagtgcctcctaaaaagaaagacgATTaatagacagcaagtgcaaacaacaagaggagtggggagaaataagtacaATAAATCTTGAATCAGTTAATCATATTGTACATTGagagtagcttttttttttaaagattttatttctctcccctttccccccacccccagttgtctgctctgtgtctctttgctgcgtgttcttatttgtctgcttctgttgttgtcagtggcacgggaatctgtgtttctttttgttgcatcatcttgtgtcagctctttgtgtgtgcagcgccattcctgggcaggctgaactttattttgtgctgggcgactctccttatggggcacacttcttgcacgtggggctctcctacacgaggggcacccctgcgtggcacggcactctttgcgtgcatcagcactgtgcatgggccagctccacacgggtcaaggaggcccggggtttgaaccgcggacctcccatgtggtagacgggcgccctaaccactggaccaagtccacttcccaagagtaGCTTTTCTTAACCTAGGGTTATTGAGTGGCCTTCAAGGGGTTCATGCCATATTTTGTATGCATTTTTTGGAAAGAGGGTCTGTAGTCTATAgcttttttaaattctcaaagaAATATATGACCCACGGCCAGTTAAAAACATTGAGAAGGTTATTTGCCCTTGTATTACTCATCCAGAGTGTTGTGCTTGTTATTTTAATGATTATTTGGTCTTATGTATAGTAAGATGGTGTTCAATAAGTTGTTGCTACAGGatgaaaatcattttttctttcagtcttagTCATGGCTATCAGGGTACCTTTCTTTCTCTAGAGCTGTCTTTTCTGTCTCGTTTGCTGCTGCTTCAAGTTTTATCATTAAATAAGGCAGATTATGTACAGTCCATCAGGCTTACattaagaaggaaataaagttcTGAACAAAAATCCCCCTTAATATCTAAAGATCATTACTGTATATGTggtatattttgtttcattttgctttaggTGTTGCTGTTATTGCAGgaagttttatgtttatttttccaaCTTACGtgtatattataattatatatatatgtatttttatcttttaactttatatttatatttaataattgaaaatagagaagttttattttgtttcaataGGTAGAGTTGAGTTTGAGTTAAGGTTTTATTTTCTGTGAAATActactttaaaagttaaaaaaaacattttgcaaATCTGTATTTTGAGGGGAGCTCAGCCTGGTTTTCATTTATCCCTTTAGGATACAGATGAATTTATTTTACCCACTGGTGCTAATAAAACCCGGGGCAGATTTGAACTCGCCTTCTTTACCATTGGAGGATGTTGCATGACAGGTAGGTGTGAtttgtgtgtttgcttgtttttaaatgtCCTTAATCCAAGTAATTGAAGGTCGTTAAAATCAAAAGCATTTAGAATATTGGTTGCAAAGGTTTTGAAACtatgatctttttcttttaaataaaaataaaagaatccaaaaTACAGTTGTTTGTGAAGGTGAGGTCTATTATTTGGATAATATTGTTCTGATTTACTAGGGGCTGCATTTGGGGCAGTGAATGGTCTGAGACTAGGATTGAAGGAGACCCAAACCATGGCCTGGTCGAAACCAAGAAACGTACAGTGAGTCTCATGTAATGATCTAATGTAATTGTGTTTGAGTGTTAACCTCTCCTTTGTAGGTTTGATGAGTACAACCTTGATATTACAAATATTTAGAGTATTGATTTACTTTTTTGTCTTTCAGCTTGTTTATCTTGCTCTAaatcagggttcttaaccagaggtccatggaaagatttcagggggtctgtgagcttgaattgaaaaaaaatcaacttttcatctttattttctctgacctctaactgagatctagcatttccttctctTATGAATGTATGTGATAAATAAATTAaggtagtattcatttcacctgactgacaaaggggtccttgaaacaaaaaagattaagaacttcTGCCCTAAATAAATGGACTAAGGGAACAGGTTACTAAGTTTAAGCATTAAAAAGGGGCCAATTTTTGAGGGGTCCCTCAAAAGCTACCTAAACTAGCTCAGTAAAACCTGTTCCTTTCTTCGGTACTACATGAAATGGGTTCCAAGTTGATGAATTATTAATACGATATTTGGATTATTCAGCATGCATGCAGAACATGGTATTGGAGAAATAATCACGTAAGAATGGTCGCTTAGGTCTGCTGTCATTTCACTTGGACTTCTTAtgaacttcattttccttttctgaagTGAAATGAAACTTCTAGAATGTGGAGGTGGTTCCAAAAGGAATGACAGTTTTTCTCTGGAAACTGAAGATTGCAGGGAAGGGAAAGCTTAAAATTAGAACGGTTAGAGAGTATATTGAATATATATGTTCACCCTGCCTAAGAAATAAAACACTACTGTTCCCTAAATAACAAATTGTTTAGTTTGTGTTTGTTGTACTTTTTGTACTTTATATATACATGGCCTCTGTACTGTCCTGATTTTGTGTTAGGCTACTTTTTAAACTCCACCATTCTGACACTTTTTAGCCAGCAGATGGCAGCAGATGTATTGGCATTAGACCTTGGTAATCTGAAAGCCTTTTGAGTTTTGTATTCTATTCTTAGATGGCTTGCTGCTCTTGCTTGGtccttgaatatttttctttatagtcTTAATATTTCTTGTCATTTGCTCCCATAGATTTTTTAACTCTTCGTTCTATGGAGAATcttgaaaatatacaaaagacaGAGTAGCATAATGAACAATAAGCCATCCTCAACAACCATCAAACCACCTATCCCCTCCTGTATTATTTTGGAACATATTCCAATatcatttcattaaattatttaagaCCAGTTTGAAAGTGGAAGTTCTAGAGAAGCTaaactttgttttttaagaaaataatagttaTTAACTTCTTTGGAGATCAGAGTTTCATTGAtttgccccctttttttttttttaaatcagatttgttttcttttatcttatatGCTCTTTTCTTAAGCTTATTCTCATCTTCCTAGGTAAAGGAGATAGTATCTAATAATGAAAAGGAGGCGATAAGCCAAGCAGATCTATATGGCTTCAAATCCTACCTTCATTACTTAGTAGTTTTCTCTGATTTGGGGCAAGCTTTCATTAATCTCCACCTGTAAGGGTGTTGAGAGATGGTATAAAGTATGAAGTAGGTAAGGGCCCAGTGAATGGAGCTATGTTGTTAAATTACTTTCCAACTTGTGGGGCCACCAGaaatacaataaagaaaattaatagtttttaaaGCATGTTACAATTGAAAAACTTGttgaaattaaaacatattaGAAACTTAGAAATAATATAGTTGTCTTTGTAAACGTTACTGATTTTTCAAATAACCTTTTAGAAGGAgtaaaaaattttgttattttagagCATCACAAATTCTTTTCCTGTTTGTTACTGTAATTCTTTCATTTCCAGCAGTAGTCAGCTGTCCGGACAGAACCATTCCTGCGATGGTGTTACACTGCTGGTAGAACAATGTCTGTCTTCTTCATCTGGTTGCCTTCACCGCTGTTCTGGTGGTGTCTGGCACTGGTACAAGGCAGAGCCGTGCTTCCTTGAGAGTGTGCTGAGCATTCACTTTGGCTGCTTAGTGCTAGTCTGGGAGCAGACAGATTGTGCTTCGTCAGTGTATACtactaatttttttccttatctttgcTTATCTTTGATTCTGCTTTATATTTTATGCTTTGATCTACTTTAAGTATATACTTTGATCTGCTTTATATGTGtacttttattcttctttatattcTAAGTATGTACCTTATATTCCCTTCCCATAAAAGATATCAGGCTAGTTTGTCATCATCATGGCATTATTTTACATCAATCGATTTCTGTAAACTTCTTTAGAAAGTACTTTCCCAGCTATGATTCTTAAGCTTTGTAGTTGAGGCTTAAGAATCTGCATAAATTTAATAAGAATTTTCCTTAGTCATTGCCCATAATGTTGGAAGTTTTAACATAGccttcatttatataaaacaagGACCATCTTTTTTGAATTCTAAAGAGGtagtaatataaatttaaaaataaggaaaactttGAAGCTTGGATATATGCATTTTAAATAGCTACTATTatggtttaaaaaatatgagagaaaaagTGATTCTAAACACTgatcctttctctttctgtcctgGTAGGATTTTGAATATGGTGACCAGGCAAGGGGCACTCTGGGCTAATACTCTGGGTTCTCTGGGTAAGTAGATACCTGCTTGATAATAAATCGTCATTGTAAAAAAGGAATGTTTAAGTATCATGTACATTTTGATCAGTCAAAATTCTGGTCCTAGGATATGAATTTAATTTCATTCTGGTGAATAGTGTAAATGTTACCTAGTTTCAAACAGACTGTGAACTgcataatgaaataattctaggTGTTAGTACAGCCTGAAAgctttaaatcttttaaaacactACATAATCTACTCTCCAAGCAGGTAGCAAATAAAGTTATATTTGAACTAAATGAAACCTAGATAATTTAGTACTTAGTATGTTAGGAAAAGTTCAAGGTCCTATAGTGAAATGTGATAGATTAAAGCACTCTTGCTGTTTTCTTAGTAGCCTGTTAGCGGTCTGTCTACCTGAGTAGATTTCATGTCCCTAATTGCTGCAGTTAAAGTAGGGTTTTTGTAGATAATGAAAACATTTGCAGTTCTAGGCCAAGGGTTCTTGGTGACTAAGTTGGAACCAAATACTTTCTTATCATCATGTTTCTATAAATGACTGACTCTTGATTACTGATAATGTATACTTGGCAGCAGTTGAGCCTAATACCTAAGTTTTTCTTCATGAAGTCTGAAAGTCTTTTAATTGTGGCAGGTTAATTAAGGAGAAGAGTAGATACCTTGTTGCAGAGCTAGTAAGAACCTCTGGGTTGTGACAATATAAGATCCTAGCTTTGTTTCAGGAGTAGGAAGCAGTACTCCACCATGAAGCAAGAGCAATAATTTGGAATCCTAATGGTGGCCACTTCCAGCCCCTGCTCACACCCACATTCTCCTCACCCCATGCATAtcactctctttccttccctcttggtTGGTTGTTTACCTAGAGTTATCAGCCTTCTGCTCTGCCTGGGACTTTGCCGATTTTAGCACTGGAAGTGCAGGGTCTCAGAAATCCCCTTGGCACTGAGCACACCTAGATAATTGGTCACCTTGGTGTTCCTGTTGTCATATGATTAATCACAAGGCTCTGCTCAAGTTAAATTTCAGTTAAGTAAGTTGAAGCAGGAAGATGAGCTTTTATAGAAGTATGAAAATATCGCAACAAAACAGCTGTAAGCCTGAGTTTGATGTAATGATATTGGGAGGCGTGGGGGTAAAGTGGCTATAATTCTGAGAAAGGGTAGGAAAGTTTAGTTGattctttgcttataagaacCTTTAGAAGTAGAAGGGTAATATTGCAGAAAGATCTAGTTAGAACTAAATTGTGCTAGTATTACAGTTTTTAAATGCATGAGAACTAATCCTCTTTAAACATTCATTTTTCCTAAATGGAaatgcttgtttttcttttctttatccaaAGTataactattatgaataaaatgtaagtgaaaattaaaaatgttccTAGTGGTACTTTCCAGAAATAGCGGCTATAAATGTTTCTTCTGAATCTTTCCAGACCTTTTGTCTATCCAGTCAGTCATGTGTACACAACACACACTTGCCTTCCATATTAGTGaacataaatctttttaaatgagGCTGTAAGTTTCCATTATATGGAAAGTCCCTTTGAATCAGTACCCACTTGATGGGCATTTTAATGGTTTTCCAAATTTTTGCAATTATAACGTGTATTCCAGTGATGATTATATTTCTTTGAATGCTCATACAGTTATGTCCAAAGAGTAAATTCATCTACCTATAGTTGCCATACTGCCTTCTACTCATTGTTTTATTACTGATCAGTTCCGTTCCCCTTAGCTTTGCTTTATAGTGCATTTGGTGTCATCATCGAAAAGACACGAGGTGCAGAAGATGACCTCAACACAGTAGCAGCTGGCACCATGACAGGCATGTTGTATAAATGTACAGGTAGGTACTGTTAAACGTAGAGTCATCTTTTCATACATTGGAAGTTGTTACTTTAACTTGTTCACACACACCTGCTTAGTGGCATATAGTGCTTATGAAACCCTTGTCTGACTACAGCGCCCATTGTTTTTTTCACTCCAGgatagagaaaggaagaaatcagggaaatTTCTTGAAAGGGTATGTAATAATGGATGAGCCAGGACTTAAGGAACATACTGGATTTAAGTTTATCTTGTTGGTTTTTGTGATACACATAAGGCAAGTTTGGGAGAAAACTACAAATAGAGGGTAAGAGCATAAAAGGCTAGGGTGAGGAATTTAAATTTAGGTTGGAAGGTTATCATCAAAGGTTTTTGGTCGGGCTGTTGGAATTGGAACCCTCCTTGAGGTAGATTAACCTGGAAATAGTGGGTAAGGAAGGTAGATTGGAGGCAGGAAGGCTCAAAATggccaataaaaatatttaaagtggttTAGGAGTTGTGGTAAGACATCAGCTTGGGTGATGATGAACTTcacaactgattggataaggagGATAGTGAGGTAAAAGTAGATGTCACAGGTGGTGTGGTCACTGGAAGGctatttcccattctttttttcttttttaatattatgaaaGCAAAACATGTGACTTTGAATAGCATAACAAGCAGCCATTTTGGGCTTCCCATACCTCCATCCATACCTTACTTGCAGTCCCAGTTCTTATAGGCAAGACTAGACTCAGTTGTTTTTGGCTCCCCACAGTGGTGTCCTGTTAGGGCTGTTTTTAACCAGAGATTCTTAGTCTTTTTGGTGATTGCTTTTTTATGGGTAGTGAGAATTTTGTGCAAGTTTTAGAGGGTTTATAAACCCTGAATTAACATTTCATGGTATAGACTCTGTACTCCTAATAAGGGTGAATGTTTAACTCTGGAAGTTAAGATAAATACTTTGAAGCTTGTGATTAAGTGAAAATGCTGGTATTTAGAAGGTAAGAAAGTCCATTTAAGCCAAATTCTTTACAGTGGCATAGGAGGCTCTATCTCTGTATACCACTTTTCCAacttcagtttgtttgttttttttttcagatttatttttatttctctctccttcccccccttatctgctctctgtgtccattcactgtgttttcttctgtgtctgcttgcattcttgtcaggcggcactgggaatctgtgtctcttttttgttgcatcatcttgctgtgtcagcttgtgtgtgcggcaccacttctggttgggctgtgctttttttcacgcagggctgctctccttgtggggcacacttctCGGGGTGGGGtgcccctatgcgggggacgcccttgtgtggcatggcactccttgtacatggcagcactgcgtgtaggccagctcaccacacagaccaggccctcctggggatcaaaccctggacctcctacatggtaggcggatgctctatcagttgagccacatccacttcccccaactcCAGATTCTGTCACTCTTCCCCATTGCCTTTATTACTGTTTCTTAATACACCAAGCACACTCCCACTCTAGGGCTTTGCTTCTTGTTGCTACCTTTTCCTAGTATTGCTTGTCCTAGCCATCTACTCACATGCATCCTCATCCCTGTCTCTGTTCTTGTCTTTGTTCAAATACCACCTTCTTGAGGATGAGTTGCTGACAGTCCAATTACTCTAGTGAAGAATCTATGTATTTACAATGTTAATAACCAATGCCAAATTCCCTTTCAAAGTACTTGGATACCTTTGCCCATATTAAGTGTCATCTACCGTCAATTTTTTCTAAACCAGTTGGTGAAAACTGTTATCTTaatgtttgctttgctttttccTCGTTTCTTGTGAGCTGAGCAACTTGTGCTATTTTGtgatcttttctgtttctttcgcTTTATCATCCCTTTGTCTATTAGGGGGGAATTGTTTAACTGATTTGTTGaagcattttatatattatgactgttactcctttgCCTATGTTACATGAATTTTTTACTTGAGGAGTGTTGCCAGCAACAAAAACAAGTCACCAGGAAGCCCTCTTTGGTATGTGAAGTTTAATTCTGAAGGCTTGGCATTCTGTTTACTAATAAATAGACCCTTTTAACAACTCCTCCAGATGGCAGTTCAGATGGCAATAGCTTAATTTGAAGTACTGAAATTTATGTCCTTTTACTTATTTTGCTTTTATGGGCTGACCTTCTTACAGAAGATAGAAGATTAATAGGTCAGGTTTCATATTGGTAGGGATGGGGTGTGCCCCTGTCTTTGTGTTTCTGAGGCCTTATCTCATAAAGATATATGAACAAGCAGGCTTCTTAGGATTCCCAAGCTTACAAATGGTAATAATTGAGTTGTTCCTGTTCTGGTAGAATCCTGGTCATGTGCCACAGGAAATTTTATAATGACATTTCAAACCCTCTGAAAAATATTTAGACCTAAACCAAAATCACATCTTCAGAGTTCTTCCTTtaaatttccttctttgtctgtCTGAAATTCCccattttctcatgtgtttttcctcatgatttttcttcttactAAAATAGCTCCATTTCTACTTTCAGTCTAagctctcttccttttttttatcttcttatttctatttttgaagaGTACTTGGGCAATTGGAAATATTTTAAGTGGGCAGGATTTAGCCATTTCCCTAAACATAAACTTCTTTCATAGTTTATGTTGGCTCTATACTAAAACTAGGGCctaatgatttttttcaaatcctTGAATCTGGAAGTTGGCATTTGTATTCCTCCCACACAGAACTAATAAttttgtgctttttcttcttgattttattCTAAACCAGCAATGAATAAAAGACACTTTATTGCCTTTGTTAGAGAGATTTTGGTCTAT is part of the Dasypus novemcinctus isolate mDasNov1 chromosome 6, mDasNov1.1.hap2, whole genome shotgun sequence genome and harbors:
- the LOC101444127 gene encoding mitochondrial import inner membrane translocase subunit Tim23, whose translation is MEGGGGSGNKTTGGLAGFFGAGGAGYSHADLAGVPLTGMNPLSPYLNVDPRYLVQDTDEFILPTGANKTRGRFELAFFTIGGCCMTGAAFGAVNGLRLGLKETQTMAWSKPRNVQILNMVTRQGALWANTLGSLALLYSAFGVIIEKTRGAEDDLNTVAAGTMTGMLYKCTGGLRGIARGGLAGLTLTSLYALYNNWEHMKGSLLQQSL